A region of Malaciobacter marinus DNA encodes the following proteins:
- a CDS encoding TolC family protein codes for MIKRSIVLISTLFIVNANALDINSAVNLALKNNNELKQKYYEYDEAKENIELNKSGFKPKLDLSYAYTDRSKARDESLKRDSSASAVLSYNLFNGFSDYNLVKSAKYSAKASNLTLFAFKEDIVYNTKTAYIEFLNKRKNKDTYEVAYKLFKKQYEDSKNRFEQGLIAKNDLLDIQVKMLDAKQNLTRAISDLKIARYELSNILGGIDLQKQTIEELDDNIAIEKDSYKVEFLDNRSEIKALKMNIKSIDSKVDSTKGDFLPSIDASLSYNKYGDDSMPKDLEPDDQKVAQVQLKWNLYDGGIKYSTIDINRLKMRQVKEQLQKTKLDIKLQYQKAKSDLEVALLNYDSAKLALVQAKENYKIVNDKYSEGIVKPTDLTDANYLLTNAKQKYFQAYYDKFLAVAKLDRVFEQSLK; via the coding sequence ATGATAAAAAGAAGTATAGTATTAATAAGTACACTATTTATAGTAAATGCAAATGCTTTAGATATAAATAGTGCAGTAAATCTTGCATTAAAAAATAATAATGAATTAAAACAAAAATATTATGAGTATGATGAAGCAAAAGAGAATATAGAATTAAACAAATCAGGTTTTAAACCAAAACTTGATTTGTCTTATGCTTACACAGATAGAAGTAAAGCAAGAGATGAAAGTTTAAAAAGAGACTCAAGTGCAAGTGCAGTTTTATCTTATAATTTATTTAATGGTTTCTCAGATTATAATCTTGTAAAAAGTGCAAAATATAGTGCAAAAGCTAGTAATTTGACTCTTTTTGCCTTTAAAGAAGATATTGTTTATAATACAAAAACAGCATATATTGAGTTTTTAAATAAAAGAAAAAATAAAGATACATATGAAGTTGCTTATAAACTATTTAAAAAGCAATATGAAGACTCAAAAAATAGATTTGAACAAGGATTGATTGCAAAAAATGATTTGCTTGATATTCAAGTAAAGATGTTAGATGCAAAACAAAATCTTACAAGAGCAATAAGTGATTTAAAAATTGCAAGATATGAGTTGAGTAATATTTTAGGTGGAATTGATTTACAAAAGCAAACAATTGAAGAATTAGATGATAATATAGCTATTGAAAAAGATTCTTATAAAGTTGAATTTTTGGATAATAGAAGTGAAATCAAAGCTTTAAAAATGAATATTAAAAGTATAGATTCAAAAGTTGATTCAACAAAAGGTGATTTTTTACCATCAATTGATGCTTCATTATCTTATAATAAGTATGGTGATGACTCTATGCCAAAAGATTTAGAACCAGATGATCAAAAAGTAGCTCAAGTTCAATTGAAATGGAATTTATATGATGGTGGAATAAAATATTCAACTATTGATATAAATAGACTTAAAATGAGACAAGTAAAAGAACAACTACAAAAAACAAAACTTGATATAAAACTACAATATCAAAAAGCAAAAAGTGATTTAGAAGTTGCACTTTTAAATTATGATAGTGCAAAACTTGCATTAGTACAAGCAAAAGAAAACTATAAAATTGTCAATGATAAATATTCTGAGGGTATTGTTAAACCAACAGATTTAACAGATGCAAACTACTTACTTACAAATGCGAAGCAGAAGTATTTTCAAGCATATTATGATAAGTTTTTAGCTGTTGCTAAACTTGATAGAGTTTTTGAACAAAGTTTAAAATAA
- a CDS encoding SufD family Fe-S cluster assembly protein — protein MKVVEIENLNLDILPTKKVEEFRSFNIYPIFEKDLDFNLEKDIDLNQYSYLKDEHFYNIFLVDNELVFENELNKFLEVSYEKFEDSVNKLYTLNSYINKEALNLTINEKLDKPLNIISIFQGNNKFFTNSLNINIKADVDILETFHNDLSKDFLISANRKYTVLEDIKANIAKVQTLQNGNIITNYKTDLKSNAILNLVNLEYKADLALNIFDSKLENENAVLNIDGIVKNKAKQRSGNIAFIEHIAKSTTSDIKIKHLLDENAHCLFDISSTVQNSALYSKAFQNSQTIILSDDAKINANPRLQIYIDELEAAHGASCGTLNEDELYYLCSRGISKAKAREMIIDSIELQVIREIELKAIRRYIKNLKRINHV, from the coding sequence ATGAAAGTAGTTGAGATAGAAAACTTAAATCTTGATATTTTACCAACTAAAAAAGTAGAAGAGTTTAGAAGCTTTAATATATATCCTATTTTTGAAAAAGATTTAGATTTCAATCTTGAAAAAGACATAGATTTAAATCAATATTCATACTTAAAAGATGAACATTTTTATAATATCTTTTTAGTAGATAATGAATTAGTTTTTGAAAATGAATTAAATAAATTTTTAGAAGTATCTTATGAAAAATTTGAAGATAGTGTAAATAAATTATATACTTTAAATAGTTATATAAATAAAGAAGCTTTAAATCTAACTATTAATGAAAAACTTGACAAACCTTTAAATATAATTTCAATTTTTCAAGGTAATAATAAATTTTTCACAAACTCTTTAAATATAAACATAAAAGCAGATGTAGATATTTTAGAGACTTTTCACAATGACTTATCAAAAGATTTTTTAATAAGTGCAAATAGAAAATATACAGTTTTAGAAGATATAAAAGCAAATATTGCAAAGGTTCAAACTTTACAAAATGGTAATATTATTACAAATTATAAAACTGATTTAAAAAGTAATGCAATACTTAATCTTGTAAACTTAGAGTATAAAGCAGATCTTGCTTTAAATATCTTTGATAGTAAACTAGAAAATGAGAATGCAGTTTTAAATATTGATGGAATTGTAAAAAATAAAGCAAAACAAAGAAGTGGTAATATTGCTTTTATTGAACATATTGCAAAAAGTACAACAAGTGATATTAAAATAAAGCATCTTTTAGATGAGAATGCCCATTGTCTTTTTGATATAAGTTCAACTGTTCAAAACAGTGCACTTTATTCAAAAGCTTTTCAAAATAGCCAAACTATTATTTTAAGTGATGATGCAAAAATAAATGCAAATCCAAGACTTCAAATTTATATTGATGAATTAGAAGCAGCACATGGTGCAAGTTGTGGTACTTTAAATGAAGATGAATTATATTATTTATGCTCAAGAGGTATAAGTAAAGCAAAAGCAAGAGAGATGATTATTGACTCTATTGAACTACAAGTTATTAGAGAAATTGAACTAAAAGCAATTAGAAGATATATCAAAAATCTAAAAAGGATAAATCATGTATAA
- a CDS encoding SufE family protein, with protein MVENKIDEIKDDLELFDDDLQKYEYIIDLGKSLEPLEEKHKKDENLVQGCTSKVWLICEKKDDILVFKADSNAAIVKGLVKILLSIFSGMKAQEIIDFDTQVLQKLNLQEIITPNRQSGVQGMIKRIKEYANAFA; from the coding sequence ATGGTTGAAAATAAAATTGATGAGATAAAAGATGATTTAGAACTTTTTGATGATGATTTACAAAAATATGAATATATAATTGATTTAGGTAAAAGTTTAGAACCACTTGAAGAAAAACATAAAAAAGATGAAAATTTAGTACAAGGCTGTACTTCAAAAGTTTGGTTAATATGTGAAAAAAAAGATGATATTTTAGTATTTAAAGCTGACTCAAATGCAGCAATTGTAAAAGGTTTAGTAAAAATATTATTATCAATTTTTTCAGGAATGAAAGCTCAAGAAATTATAGATTTTGATACACAAGTTTTACAAAAACTAAATCTTCAAGAGATTATTACACCAAATAGACAAAGCGGTGTACAAGGTATGATAAAAAGAATAAAAGAGTATGCAAACGCCTTTGCATAA
- a CDS encoding cysteine desulfurase, with amino-acid sequence MYKKDFPFFKNSSVVYLDNAATTQKPKEVVDKVVDYYTNFCSNTHRSNHGGANKATKEFEATRDTLKDFINAPQSKQIIFTKGVTESLNMIASTFAKEFKTIIISSLEHHSNITPWHMQGRTLHKGLEVVNAKDNLEFDFEHFEELLKNNPNSFVSITHVSNAFGVIHDIKKIAQLTHKYNSYLLVDAAQSLAHFEVDVQDLDVDFYAMSSHKTFGPTGVGALYIKENLLEKLPVYQTGGATINDVSFERSIMLDAPYKYEAGTQNIAGVIGFKKALDYLNKITLKEVYKLEHELCTYLYTQLKKVENIILYNDTKNSTGSRSFNIKNLNSEDIGILLDKMHIAVRAGHHCAQPIMKKLNIDGTIRVSIAFYNTKEDIDIFIKGLKKAILMLKD; translated from the coding sequence ATGTATAAAAAAGATTTTCCTTTTTTTAAAAATAGTAGTGTAGTCTATCTTGATAATGCAGCAACAACACAAAAACCAAAAGAAGTTGTTGATAAAGTAGTTGATTATTATACAAACTTTTGTTCAAATACACATAGAAGTAACCATGGGGGTGCAAATAAAGCCACAAAAGAGTTTGAAGCAACAAGAGACACATTAAAAGATTTTATAAATGCACCTCAATCAAAACAAATAATTTTTACAAAAGGTGTAACTGAGTCTTTAAATATGATAGCTTCAACTTTTGCAAAAGAGTTTAAAACTATTATTATCTCTTCATTGGAACATCACTCAAATATTACTCCTTGGCATATGCAAGGAAGAACTTTACATAAAGGACTTGAAGTTGTAAATGCAAAAGATAATTTAGAGTTTGATTTTGAACACTTTGAAGAGCTTTTAAAAAATAACCCAAACTCTTTTGTAAGCATAACTCATGTTTCTAATGCATTTGGTGTTATACATGACATAAAAAAAATTGCACAACTAACACACAAATACAATAGCTACTTACTAGTAGATGCAGCGCAAAGTTTGGCTCACTTTGAGGTTGATGTTCAAGATTTAGATGTGGATTTTTATGCTATGTCTTCACATAAAACATTTGGACCAACAGGCGTTGGAGCTTTATATATAAAAGAAAACCTACTTGAAAAACTTCCTGTTTATCAAACAGGAGGAGCTACAATTAATGATGTAAGTTTTGAAAGAAGTATTATGTTAGATGCTCCATATAAATATGAAGCTGGAACACAAAATATTGCAGGAGTAATTGGCTTTAAAAAAGCACTAGATTACTTAAATAAAATCACACTAAAAGAAGTTTACAAACTTGAACATGAATTATGTACTTATTTATATACACAATTAAAAAAAGTTGAAAATATCATCTTATATAATGATACTAAAAATTCAACGGGAAGTAGAAGTTTTAATATAAAAAATTTAAACAGTGAAGATATCGGTATTTTACTTGACAAAATGCATATAGCAGTAAGAGCTGGTCACCATTGTGCGCAACCTATTATGAAAAAATTAAATATTGATGGTACAATAAGAGTAAGTATTGCTTTTTATAATACAAAAGAAGATATTGATATCTTTATAAAAGGTTTAAAAAAAGCGATTTTAATGCTAAAGGATTAA
- the sufC gene encoding Fe-S cluster assembly ATPase SufC gives MLSIKNLDVSIANKEILKDFNLEINEGEVHVIMGTNGVGKSTLVKALSDHYDCEVTKGEVTFKGKDLLELDASQRANEGLFMSFQNPVEVHGVNNMYFLKSAVNEKRAYKNEEEVNSAQFLKEVKGIIKDYNINNEVIKRNVNEGFSGGEKKKNEMLQLLVLKPDLIMLDEIDSGLDIDAIKLVANAVNSMLDGKRSVLMITHYDRLLELIKPDYVHIIKDGKIAKSGDYNLALELQKRGFEGLGEDNESS, from the coding sequence ATGTTAAGTATAAAAAATTTAGATGTAAGTATAGCAAATAAAGAGATTTTAAAAGATTTCAATTTAGAGATAAATGAAGGTGAAGTTCATGTTATCATGGGTACAAATGGTGTAGGAAAATCTACACTTGTTAAAGCTTTAAGTGATCACTATGATTGTGAAGTAACAAAAGGTGAAGTAACTTTTAAAGGTAAAGATTTATTAGAACTTGATGCAAGCCAAAGAGCAAATGAGGGATTATTTATGAGCTTTCAAAATCCTGTTGAAGTTCATGGCGTAAACAATATGTATTTCTTAAAAAGTGCAGTAAATGAAAAAAGAGCTTATAAAAATGAAGAAGAAGTAAATTCTGCACAATTTTTAAAAGAAGTAAAAGGTATCATTAAAGATTACAATATAAATAATGAAGTTATAAAAAGAAACGTAAATGAAGGTTTTAGTGGTGGAGAAAAAAAGAAAAATGAAATGCTTCAACTACTAGTATTAAAACCTGATTTAATTATGTTAGATGAAATTGATTCAGGACTTGATATTGATGCAATAAAACTTGTAGCAAATGCTGTCAATTCTATGCTTGATGGAAAGCGTTCAGTTTTGATGATTACGCATTATGATAGATTATTAGAGTTAATAAAACCTGATTATGTGCATATCATAAAAGATGGTAAAATTGCAAAATCAGGAGATTATAATCTTGCTTTAGAACTTCAAAAAAGAGGTTTTGAGGGATTAGGAGAGGATAATGAAAGTAGTTGA
- a CDS encoding metal-sulfur cluster assembly factor has protein sequence MSNFTKEQIEDVEKKIIFNLKQVYDPEIPVNIYDLGLIYKIEIEEKEPYLHATVTMTLTSPACPVADALIDQVKYVTQAVDLVDEAYVHLVFDPQWDKEMILEEGKDELMMNGTII, from the coding sequence ATGAGTAATTTTACAAAAGAACAAATAGAAGATGTAGAAAAAAAAATAATATTTAATTTAAAACAAGTATATGATCCAGAAATTCCAGTAAATATTTATGATTTAGGTTTGATTTATAAGATAGAAATAGAAGAAAAAGAGCCTTATTTACATGCAACTGTTACTATGACTCTTACAAGTCCTGCTTGTCCTGTTGCTGATGCATTGATTGATCAAGTAAAGTATGTGACACAAGCAGTTGATTTAGTAGATGAAGCTTATGTTCATTTAGTATTTGATCCACAATGGGATAAAGAGATGATTTTAGAAGAAGGTAAAGATGAGCTTATGATGAATGGAACGATAATTTAA